One genomic region from Jilunia laotingensis encodes:
- a CDS encoding YfhO family protein: MKKFLPDLIAILAFIILSFAYFFPAVIEGRSLFQHDTVAGVGAGQEAKEFHERTGQTTRWTNSLFGGMPNYQISPSYDSTKPLRWAEKVYQLYLPSYVWLTFIMMLGFYILLRAFGLPAWLAGLGGVIWAFSSYFFILISAGHIWKFITLAYIPPTIAGIVLAYRKKYLLGGIVTALFLALQIQSNHVQMSYYFLFVILFMVGAYFEEAWRKKELPSFFKASAVLVVAGIIGVAVNLSNLYHTYEYSKETLRGKSELVHEGAKAEQTSNGLDRDYITNWSYGIGETLSLLVPNVRGGASVPLTESETAMKKANPMYNGLYSQITQYFGDQPMTSGPVYVGAFVMALFLLGCFIVKGPMKWALIGATLFSILLSWGKNFIPLTDFFIDYIPMYNKFRAVSSILVIAEFTIPLLAIFALKTIIDKPSVLKENRRGVIISFCLTAGVALILAIAPGILIPSFIPAHEMAALQQAIPSDQLMPILDNLKEMRMSMVTSDAWSSFFIICCGFALLFIYQRGKLKSSWTIGAIALLCIIEMWSINKRYLNDEQFVHQSAKVDTFRKTPTDEQILQDKSLDYRVLNFATSTFQENNTSYWHKSIGGYHAAKLRRYQEMIDHYIAPEMQSTFKEIAATGGEMDSVDANKFRVLNMLNTKYFILPVNQQGQTVPILNPYAYGNAWFVDKVQYVNNANEEIDAVGTADLKNTAIVDAKFKDALKGVTDGFKQDSLSTIRLTSYEPNQLVYETSSPKDGVVVFSEIYYPGWQATIDGQPADIARADYILRAMNVPAGKHTIEMRFDPKSLHVTEGIAYGAIGLLVAGVVMLIIIYIRRNRKTT, from the coding sequence ATGAAGAAGTTCCTTCCCGATCTGATTGCCATCCTGGCATTTATCATTCTCTCTTTCGCCTATTTCTTCCCGGCTGTCATCGAAGGTCGGTCACTCTTCCAACACGACACGGTTGCCGGAGTAGGAGCCGGACAGGAGGCTAAAGAGTTCCATGAACGTACAGGCCAAACCACACGCTGGACAAACTCGCTTTTCGGTGGTATGCCGAATTATCAAATATCGCCCAGCTACGATTCCACCAAACCATTGCGATGGGCAGAAAAGGTATATCAACTTTATTTGCCTTCATACGTCTGGCTCACGTTCATCATGATGCTGGGGTTCTATATCCTGTTGCGCGCCTTCGGACTTCCGGCATGGTTGGCTGGTTTAGGAGGTGTTATATGGGCATTCTCTTCATACTTCTTTATATTGATATCGGCAGGCCATATCTGGAAGTTTATCACTCTGGCATATATTCCGCCTACGATAGCCGGTATCGTACTTGCTTATCGTAAGAAATATCTATTGGGAGGTATTGTCACCGCCTTGTTCCTGGCTCTGCAAATACAGTCCAACCACGTTCAGATGTCTTACTATTTCTTGTTTGTTATCCTGTTTATGGTGGGAGCTTACTTCGAAGAGGCGTGGCGTAAGAAAGAATTGCCTTCTTTCTTTAAAGCTTCGGCAGTATTGGTAGTGGCAGGCATAATAGGTGTGGCGGTCAACCTCTCCAATCTGTACCACACGTATGAATATAGCAAAGAAACCTTGCGCGGTAAAAGCGAATTGGTACACGAAGGTGCGAAAGCAGAACAGACCAGTAATGGACTCGACCGTGATTACATCACAAACTGGAGTTATGGCATCGGTGAAACACTCAGCTTGTTGGTCCCCAATGTCAGAGGCGGTGCATCCGTCCCCTTGACGGAAAGTGAAACTGCTATGAAAAAAGCCAACCCGATGTACAACGGGCTTTATTCGCAAATCACCCAATACTTCGGTGACCAACCCATGACTTCCGGCCCGGTCTATGTCGGTGCGTTTGTGATGGCACTCTTCCTCCTGGGCTGCTTTATCGTGAAAGGCCCCATGAAATGGGCACTGATCGGGGCTACCCTCTTCTCCATCCTTTTGTCATGGGGAAAGAACTTCATACCATTGACTGACTTCTTCATCGATTACATACCGATGTACAACAAATTCCGGGCGGTATCGTCCATTCTGGTAATTGCAGAATTTACCATACCGTTATTGGCAATATTCGCACTTAAAACGATTATCGACAAGCCGTCCGTTCTGAAAGAGAACCGCCGGGGAGTCATCATCAGCTTTTGCCTGACTGCCGGTGTAGCACTTATATTGGCTATTGCTCCGGGCATACTTATTCCGAGCTTTATCCCCGCACACGAAATGGCTGCCCTCCAACAGGCCATTCCATCCGATCAGTTAATGCCCATTCTCGACAATCTGAAAGAGATGCGCATGAGCATGGTAACATCAGACGCGTGGTCGAGTTTCTTTATCATCTGTTGTGGCTTTGCCCTCCTGTTCATTTATCAAAGAGGCAAACTGAAAAGTTCATGGACAATCGGTGCCATTGCTTTGCTCTGTATCATCGAAATGTGGAGCATTAACAAGAGATATCTTAACGATGAACAGTTCGTACACCAATCTGCAAAAGTAGATACATTCCGCAAGACCCCGACCGACGAACAGATATTACAAGACAAATCGTTGGATTATCGTGTATTGAACTTCGCAACCAGTACGTTCCAAGAGAACAATACTTCTTACTGGCACAAAAGTATCGGTGGATATCATGCAGCCAAACTCAGGCGTTATCAGGAAATGATAGACCACTACATCGCACCGGAAATGCAGTCTACCTTCAAGGAAATTGCTGCAACCGGTGGAGAAATGGACAGTGTAGATGCCAATAAGTTCCGGGTATTGAACATGCTGAACACGAAATATTTCATTTTACCGGTCAACCAACAGGGACAAACGGTACCGATCCTCAATCCGTATGCTTATGGCAATGCCTGGTTCGTTGACAAAGTACAGTATGTGAATAATGCCAACGAAGAAATAGATGCAGTAGGCACGGCAGACCTTAAGAACACTGCAATTGTAGATGCGAAATTCAAGGATGCTTTGAAAGGAGTTACGGATGGGTTTAAACAAGATTCCTTAAGCACTATCCGGCTAACCAGTTATGAGCCGAATCAGTTGGTATACGAAACTTCTTCCCCCAAAGACGGTGTTGTCGTTTTCTCCGAGATTTACTATCCGGGATGGCAAGCTACGATTGACGGTCAGCCAGCGGACATAGCCCGTGCCGATTATATCCTCCGTGCCATGAATGTTCCGGCAGGCAAGCACACCATTGAGATGCGCTTCGACCCGAAAAGCTTGCATGTGACGGAAGGTATCGCTTACGGAGCAATAGGATTGCTGGTAGCCGGAGTAGTAATGCTGATAATCATCTATATTAGAAGAAACAGAAAAACAACTTAA
- a CDS encoding AraC family transcriptional regulator: MPRIREGFKGERIAVLPVFLIEELKRDYLGKELYITDIGYYPHAGFHYCERTDAEANEFVLIYCVEGEGWFELDRKKQTVTANQFFILPEHKAHSYGSSTQNPWSIYWMHFNGEKAAFFSSGFDRPHDIAPAEHSRIKERLGLFEEIYLSISSGYNKNNMLYATTSLFHFLGSMKFIGEYRECRSPKEARPKDVVQLAIHYMQENLNRSIRLKDIAAEVKLSISYFSSLFEEKTGYSPLRYLAYLRIQEACHYLDFTNLKISQISPLVGYEDSFYFSRLFTKTMGMSPSEYKAKKKG, from the coding sequence ATGCCAAGGATAAGAGAAGGATTCAAAGGAGAACGAATTGCCGTACTGCCCGTCTTTCTGATTGAAGAATTGAAGCGGGACTATTTAGGTAAAGAGCTATACATAACCGATATCGGTTATTATCCTCATGCCGGCTTCCATTATTGTGAACGCACGGATGCGGAAGCAAACGAATTTGTCCTTATCTATTGTGTAGAGGGAGAGGGTTGGTTTGAACTCGACAGGAAAAAGCAGACAGTGACCGCCAACCAATTCTTTATCCTTCCCGAACATAAAGCACATTCATACGGAAGCAGTACGCAGAATCCGTGGAGCATCTACTGGATGCACTTCAACGGGGAGAAAGCCGCCTTCTTCAGTTCGGGCTTCGACCGCCCGCACGACATTGCCCCAGCGGAACATTCACGCATCAAGGAGAGGCTGGGACTGTTTGAAGAGATCTACTTATCCATCAGTTCGGGATACAATAAAAACAACATGCTTTATGCCACCACCAGCCTATTCCACTTCTTGGGTTCCATGAAATTTATCGGTGAGTACCGGGAATGCCGTTCACCCAAGGAGGCACGCCCCAAAGACGTTGTACAACTGGCCATCCACTACATGCAGGAGAACCTGAACAGAAGTATCCGGTTGAAAGACATCGCTGCCGAAGTGAAACTTTCCATCTCTTACTTCTCCAGTCTCTTTGAAGAAAAGACGGGTTACTCACCCCTACGTTATCTGGCATACCTCCGGATTCAGGAGGCTTGCCATTATCTGGATTTCACAAACCTAAAGATCAGCCAGATCAGCCCGTTGGTGGGTTATGAAGATTCATTCTATTTCTCCCGCTTGTTCACGAAGACGATGGGAATGTCGCCTTCGGAATACAAAGCGAAGAAAAAAGGATAG
- a CDS encoding sugar porter family MFS transporter: MMTMKTQSNLYLFLIALISAMGGFLFGYDWVVIGGAKPFYEQYFQIAGDPVLQGWAMSSALIGCLVGALSAGKLSDRLGRKPILILAAGLFIATAIGTGAVHSFTYFNVFRLIGGFAIGIASSLSPMYIAEIAPAHLRGRFVSINQLTVVLGILASQIVNWQIAEPVQAGATAEMIRESWNGQWGWRWMFWAMTVPATLFFGFSFILPESPRWLASSGRREAALKVFARMGGDAYARRELQAIDASSTGTEQQGGFKQLLQPSMRKVLIIGIVMAVLQQWCGINVIFNYAQEIFMEAGYGVSDVLMNIVVTGITNVVFTILAMFVVDRWGRKVLTLIGSFGLTVIYAFMGAAYYFHITGIVLLVIVVLAIACYAMTLATTMWVIISEIFPNRVRGVAMSVCTFALWAACFILTYTFPVLNSSLGAAGTFWLYGVICLAGGIFVVTCLPETKGKSLEEIEKELIK; the protein is encoded by the coding sequence ATTATGACCATGAAGACACAATCGAATCTTTATCTGTTTCTGATCGCCCTGATCTCTGCCATGGGAGGTTTCCTCTTTGGTTACGACTGGGTTGTGATAGGCGGTGCAAAGCCTTTTTATGAACAATATTTCCAGATAGCAGGTGATCCTGTCCTCCAAGGCTGGGCTATGAGCAGCGCGTTGATCGGCTGTCTGGTCGGTGCTTTGAGTGCCGGCAAGCTGAGCGACCGTCTCGGACGTAAGCCTATCCTGATTCTGGCTGCGGGACTGTTTATTGCCACGGCAATTGGTACGGGTGCTGTCCATTCCTTTACTTATTTTAATGTATTCCGGTTGATAGGCGGATTTGCTATTGGCATTGCTTCCAGCCTTTCACCTATGTATATTGCCGAGATAGCTCCGGCACATCTTCGGGGACGGTTCGTTTCCATCAATCAGTTAACAGTTGTATTGGGCATACTTGCCTCCCAGATCGTGAACTGGCAGATAGCCGAACCTGTGCAGGCAGGTGCCACAGCGGAGATGATCCGTGAATCGTGGAACGGGCAATGGGGCTGGCGTTGGATGTTCTGGGCGATGACCGTGCCTGCAACTTTGTTTTTCGGTTTTAGCTTCATTCTTCCCGAAAGTCCCCGTTGGCTGGCTTCTTCCGGTCGCCGGGAAGCAGCATTGAAAGTGTTCGCGCGTATGGGAGGAGATGCCTATGCACGTAGGGAACTGCAAGCCATCGATGCATCTTCCACCGGTACTGAGCAACAAGGAGGATTCAAGCAATTACTTCAACCATCCATGAGGAAAGTCTTGATAATTGGTATTGTTATGGCTGTTCTGCAACAATGGTGTGGCATTAATGTGATATTCAATTATGCCCAAGAGATATTTATGGAAGCGGGTTACGGTGTTTCGGATGTATTGATGAATATTGTCGTGACCGGTATTACGAATGTGGTCTTTACGATTCTTGCCATGTTTGTTGTTGACCGCTGGGGACGTAAGGTACTCACATTGATCGGATCGTTCGGGCTGACCGTTATTTACGCTTTCATGGGGGCAGCCTACTATTTCCACATCACGGGCATCGTATTGCTGGTCATTGTCGTACTGGCTATTGCCTGTTACGCCATGACGTTGGCAACTACCATGTGGGTCATCATCTCCGAGATCTTCCCGAACCGTGTACGCGGTGTAGCAATGTCCGTTTGTACATTCGCTCTGTGGGCTGCTTGTTTCATCCTGACTTATACTTTCCCCGTATTGAACAGTAGCCTGGGGGCAGCCGGAACTTTCTGGTTGTACGGTGTCATCTGTCTTGCCGGCGGAATATTTGTAGTGACCTGTCTGCCCGAAACGAAAGGGAAGAGCTTGGAAGAGATCGAGAAAGAATTAATAAAATAA
- the ahcY gene encoding adenosylhomocysteinase, with translation MSTELFSTLPYKVADIKLADFGRKEIDLAEKEMPGLMALREKYGESKPLKGARIMGSLHMTIQTAVLIETLVALGAEVRWCSCNIYSTQDHAAAAIAASGVAVFAWKGETLADYWWCTLQALNFPGGKGPTVIVDDGGDATMMIHVGYEAENNAAVLDKEAHAEDEIELNAILKRVLAEDKDRWHRVATEVRGVSEETTTGVHRLYQMQEEGKLLFPAFNVNDSVTKSKFDNLYGCRESLADGIKRATDVMIAGKVVVVCGYGDVGKGCSHSMRSYGARVLVTEVDPICALQAAMEGFEVVTMEDACKEGNIFVTTTGNIDIIRIDHMEQMKDQAIVCNIGHFDNEIQVDALKHYPGIKRVNIKPQVDRYYFPDGHSITLLADGRLVNLGCATGHPSFVMSNSFTNQTLAQIELFNKKYDVNVYRLPKHLDEEVARLHLEKIGVKLTKLTPEQAAYIGVSVDGPYKAEHYRY, from the coding sequence ATTTGGCAGAAAAGGAAATGCCCGGCCTTATGGCTCTTCGCGAAAAATATGGAGAATCCAAACCTTTGAAAGGTGCCCGCATCATGGGATCATTGCATATGACCATCCAGACTGCCGTACTTATTGAGACGCTCGTTGCATTGGGAGCTGAAGTACGTTGGTGTTCATGTAACATATATTCAACACAAGATCATGCAGCCGCTGCCATCGCAGCATCGGGAGTCGCTGTGTTTGCATGGAAAGGCGAAACACTCGCTGATTACTGGTGGTGTACGCTTCAGGCATTGAACTTTCCCGGTGGCAAAGGCCCCACGGTAATTGTAGACGACGGCGGTGACGCTACGATGATGATCCACGTAGGCTACGAAGCTGAAAACAATGCTGCCGTACTGGATAAAGAAGCCCATGCGGAAGATGAGATCGAACTGAACGCCATCCTCAAAAGAGTGCTGGCAGAAGATAAAGACCGTTGGCATCGTGTAGCTACCGAAGTACGCGGTGTATCGGAAGAAACAACTACGGGCGTACACCGTCTGTACCAGATGCAGGAAGAAGGCAAGTTGCTGTTCCCTGCCTTCAACGTAAACGATTCTGTAACCAAATCAAAATTCGACAACCTGTATGGTTGCCGTGAATCACTGGCTGATGGTATCAAGCGTGCCACAGACGTAATGATTGCCGGCAAAGTAGTGGTAGTTTGCGGTTATGGCGATGTAGGTAAAGGATGCTCGCATTCCATGCGTTCGTACGGAGCCCGTGTACTGGTGACGGAAGTCGATCCTATCTGCGCCCTGCAAGCAGCTATGGAAGGCTTTGAAGTAGTGACAATGGAAGATGCCTGCAAAGAAGGCAATATCTTTGTAACCACTACCGGAAACATAGACATCATCCGCATAGACCACATGGAGCAGATGAAAGATCAAGCCATCGTATGTAACATCGGTCACTTCGACAACGAAATACAGGTGGATGCACTGAAACATTACCCGGGTATTAAACGGGTTAATATCAAACCACAAGTAGATCGCTATTACTTCCCGGACGGACATAGCATCACCCTCCTTGCCGATGGCCGTCTGGTAAACCTGGGATGCGCAACGGGACATCCGTCCTTCGTGATGAGTAACTCGTTCACCAACCAAACATTGGCACAGATCGAACTGTTCAACAAGAAGTACGATGTAAACGTATACCGCCTGCCTAAACATCTGGACGAGGAAGTAGCCCGTCTGCATCTTGAAAAGATCGGTGTAAAACTGACGAAACTCACCCCCGAACAGGCTGCTTATATCGGTGTATCGGTAGATGGTCCGTACAAAGCTGAACACTACAGATATTAA
- a CDS encoding aldose epimerase family protein — MKIAYNVEAYIPSGEPVYRIRLTNESGAFVEVTNWGARWITSMMPDANGRLANVLAGYDCIEEYLSDSYYMGAIVGRFANRIANARFTIHGETFQLEANDGHHTNHGGFSGFHNKLWEWQEIDGGVRFELTSPDGEGGYPGTIRVKVDYLWSEDNELSIRYYGQTDRPTYLNMTNHAYFNLTGRREKITSHYLTIPSEWILDTNSKFIPNGKKVSVLGTPFDFTRRKTIGKDLYAAHQQLAWNKGYNHCYVLKEASSPDLLTAASLCETESHRRLTVKTDLPGVLLYTAGYYARPDTAVCLETQYFPDTPSHPHFPSCLLNPGEVYDHLTVYRFDNL, encoded by the coding sequence ATGAAGATAGCTTATAACGTAGAAGCTTATATCCCTTCCGGTGAACCGGTCTACCGTATCCGGTTGACTAACGAATCGGGAGCGTTCGTAGAAGTGACCAACTGGGGAGCCCGTTGGATCACTTCTATGATGCCCGATGCCAATGGGCGATTGGCGAATGTATTGGCGGGCTATGACTGCATAGAGGAGTATCTGTCCGATTCTTACTATATGGGAGCCATTGTCGGCAGGTTCGCCAATCGCATTGCGAATGCGCGATTCACCATACACGGGGAGACTTTCCAACTGGAGGCTAATGACGGGCACCATACGAATCATGGTGGATTCTCCGGTTTCCATAATAAGCTATGGGAATGGCAGGAGATAGACGGTGGTGTCCGGTTTGAATTGACATCGCCCGATGGCGAAGGAGGTTATCCCGGAACTATCCGGGTGAAAGTGGATTATTTGTGGAGCGAAGACAATGAACTCTCCATTCGTTATTATGGGCAAACCGATCGTCCGACCTATTTGAATATGACGAACCATGCATATTTCAACTTGACGGGGAGAAGGGAAAAGATTACTTCCCATTATCTGACCATCCCTTCGGAGTGGATATTGGATACCAATTCCAAGTTCATTCCCAATGGGAAGAAGGTTTCCGTCCTGGGTACGCCCTTTGACTTTACACGCCGTAAAACGATTGGTAAAGATCTTTATGCTGCCCATCAACAGTTGGCATGGAATAAAGGGTATAACCATTGCTATGTACTGAAAGAGGCATCTTCTCCTGACTTACTAACTGCCGCCTCTTTATGTGAAACGGAATCCCACCGCCGGTTGACCGTGAAGACTGATTTGCCGGGGGTATTGCTCTATACTGCCGGATATTATGCGCGTCCGGATACGGCAGTCTGTCTGGAGACACAGTATTTTCCGGATACCCCTTCACATCCGCATTTTCCTTCCTGTTTGCTCAATCCGGGGGAGGTGTACGATCACTTGACGGTTTACCGGTTCGACAACCTGTGA
- a CDS encoding DUF5107 domain-containing protein, with product MEKITQYLIQSTVHTSEVRAWEEDILLPTYEIGKEEKNPIFLEKRVYQGSCGSVYPYPVVEKISDKKVDKQYHALFIENEYIKVMILPELGGRVHMAYDKVKKRHFVYYNQVVKPALVGLTGPWISGGIEFNWPQHHRPSTYLPTDFSIEENPDGSKTIWCNEVERMFRTKGMQGFTLYPGKAYIEIKVKIYNRTSFPQTFLWWANPAVVVNDHYHSVFPPDVNAVFDHGKRDVSSFPIATGTYYKQDYSAGVDISKYKNIPVPTSYMAIKSKFDFVGGYEADVQGGLLHVADHHVSPGKKQWTWGNGNFGRAWDRNLTDEDGPYIELMTGMYTDNQPDFSWLQPYEEKSWVQYFMPYSEVGYVKNATKDALLNLELKDGESRIVLYTTGVNKDLNILVKDNRGNMLFDKTLRISPAEPFAGTFPTGDLKEEEIRVEVRNREGKVILSYQADKPEIKPVPDPAKAAKDPKDIASIEQLFLTGLHLEQYRHATYNPMDYYMEALHREPGDVRCNNAVGLLLMRKGQFAQAEAYFRKAVETLTERNPNPYDGEPYYNLGWSCKMQGKPDEAYDAFFKSAWNAAWQDAAYFALAQIETQKGNYESALDKADRSLIRNWHNHKARQLKASILRKLNRKEEALALIEESLKIDRFNMGCRFELYLLTQDEKVLADMKTMMRNWSHGFLEYALDFAAAGLYDEAIALLQSHASGAGNVYPMVYYALGYFHACMGENEKALEYYQKAEKENHAYCFPNRIEEVLILQSAVAMNKQGAKAAYSLGNFWYSARQYDSAVACWETSASVDPSFPTVWRNLSLAYYNKQNEKQKALEALERAYRLDEHDSRILMELDQLYKRLGRPHAERLAFLEAHLAETEERDDLAIERITLYNQLGRYAEAKDLIAARNFHPWEGGEGKITGQYVLCRVELAKIALREKRYADALALLKETEDYPYNLGEGKLANAEENDIWYYKGEAYRGLGEDVSARECFEKATVGSSEPQQAFFYNDQQPDKIFYQGLAWRALGEEGKARGCFNKLIKHGEKHLFDKCRIDYFAVSLPDLAIWEDDLDKRNRIHCNYVMGLGYLGLNEPVKATAFLDEVRALDVNHQGGQIHRNML from the coding sequence ATGGAAAAGATAACCCAATATTTGATTCAAAGCACCGTTCACACCAGTGAAGTGCGTGCTTGGGAAGAGGATATTCTACTTCCTACTTACGAGATAGGAAAAGAGGAGAAGAACCCTATCTTCCTTGAAAAGCGAGTTTATCAGGGCAGTTGCGGATCGGTCTATCCTTATCCTGTGGTAGAAAAGATATCCGATAAGAAAGTCGATAAGCAATATCACGCCCTGTTCATCGAGAACGAGTATATAAAGGTGATGATTCTGCCCGAACTGGGCGGACGTGTACACATGGCATACGATAAAGTGAAGAAACGCCATTTTGTGTATTACAACCAAGTAGTGAAACCTGCCTTGGTAGGACTAACCGGCCCGTGGATTTCAGGAGGTATAGAATTCAACTGGCCTCAGCACCACCGTCCTTCCACTTATCTGCCCACCGACTTCTCTATCGAGGAGAATCCCGATGGTAGTAAAACCATCTGGTGCAATGAAGTGGAACGCATGTTCCGTACCAAAGGAATGCAAGGATTCACGCTCTACCCCGGAAAGGCGTATATCGAAATTAAGGTGAAGATATACAATCGCACTTCTTTCCCTCAGACATTCTTATGGTGGGCAAATCCGGCAGTCGTGGTCAACGATCATTACCATTCGGTGTTCCCGCCTGATGTGAATGCCGTGTTCGATCATGGCAAGCGCGATGTTTCCTCTTTCCCCATTGCTACCGGGACTTATTATAAACAGGATTATTCGGCAGGCGTGGACATCTCGAAGTATAAGAATATCCCCGTGCCTACTTCCTATATGGCTATTAAATCGAAGTTCGACTTTGTCGGAGGTTATGAAGCCGATGTGCAAGGCGGTTTGCTGCACGTTGCCGATCATCATGTTTCGCCCGGTAAGAAACAGTGGACGTGGGGAAATGGAAACTTCGGCCGTGCCTGGGATCGCAATCTTACGGACGAGGACGGTCCGTACATTGAGCTTATGACCGGAATGTACACCGACAACCAACCTGATTTCTCATGGCTTCAACCTTATGAAGAAAAATCATGGGTTCAATATTTCATGCCTTACAGCGAAGTGGGTTATGTGAAAAATGCGACTAAAGATGCCCTGTTGAACCTAGAACTGAAGGATGGAGAAAGCCGTATCGTCCTCTATACCACAGGCGTGAACAAAGACTTGAACATACTGGTCAAAGATAACCGGGGAAATATGCTTTTTGATAAGACGCTCCGGATATCTCCTGCCGAACCGTTTGCCGGCACTTTCCCGACAGGAGATTTGAAAGAAGAAGAGATCCGTGTGGAAGTCAGGAACCGGGAAGGAAAAGTGATCCTTTCCTATCAGGCGGATAAGCCGGAAATCAAACCGGTTCCCGATCCTGCGAAGGCTGCCAAAGATCCGAAGGACATTGCTTCAATCGAACAATTGTTCCTTACCGGTCTGCATCTGGAACAGTATCGCCATGCTACTTACAATCCGATGGATTATTATATGGAAGCTCTCCACCGCGAACCGGGGGATGTGCGTTGTAACAATGCGGTCGGACTCCTTCTGATGCGTAAAGGGCAGTTTGCACAGGCAGAAGCGTATTTCCGCAAAGCAGTAGAAACCTTGACCGAACGCAATCCCAATCCGTATGACGGAGAACCTTACTACAACCTGGGGTGGAGTTGCAAGATGCAAGGTAAACCGGATGAAGCATATGATGCGTTCTTCAAATCGGCTTGGAATGCCGCCTGGCAGGATGCCGCTTATTTTGCCCTGGCACAGATTGAGACACAGAAAGGGAATTATGAGAGTGCGCTTGATAAGGCAGACCGTTCTCTGATTCGCAACTGGCATAATCACAAGGCTCGTCAGTTGAAAGCCTCCATTCTCCGGAAGCTGAACCGGAAGGAGGAGGCGTTGGCACTGATAGAAGAGTCTTTGAAGATAGACCGTTTCAACATGGGCTGCCGTTTTGAACTTTACTTGCTGACACAAGACGAGAAAGTGCTGGCGGATATGAAGACGATGATGCGCAATTGGTCGCACGGATTCCTAGAATATGCACTCGATTTTGCCGCTGCCGGTCTGTATGATGAGGCAATTGCCTTGTTGCAAAGCCATGCTTCGGGAGCTGGAAACGTATATCCGATGGTTTACTATGCACTGGGGTATTTCCATGCCTGTATGGGTGAAAATGAGAAAGCATTGGAATACTATCAGAAGGCGGAGAAAGAAAACCACGCCTATTGTTTCCCGAACCGCATTGAGGAAGTCCTCATCCTGCAAAGTGCAGTTGCTATGAATAAGCAAGGTGCAAAAGCTGCTTATAGCTTGGGTAACTTCTGGTATTCCGCCCGTCAGTACGACAGTGCCGTTGCTTGCTGGGAAACTTCTGCTTCCGTCGATCCGTCATTCCCCACCGTCTGGCGCAATCTGTCATTGGCTTATTACAATAAGCAAAATGAGAAACAGAAAGCTTTGGAGGCCCTTGAAAGAGCTTACAGGCTCGATGAACACGATTCGCGCATTTTGATGGAACTCGACCAGCTTTACAAACGTCTTGGCCGTCCCCATGCCGAACGCCTTGCTTTCCTCGAAGCTCACCTTGCCGAAACGGAAGAGCGTGATGATTTGGCTATCGAGCGTATTACGCTTTATAATCAATTGGGTCGTTATGCCGAAGCCAAAGATTTGATCGCTGCCCGTAATTTCCATCCTTGGGAGGGTGGTGAAGGAAAGATCACCGGGCAGTACGTGTTATGCCGGGTAGAACTTGCGAAAATTGCACTTCGCGAGAAACGGTATGCCGATGCCTTGGCTCTTCTGAAAGAGACGGAAGACTATCCCTATAACTTGGGTGAAGGCAAGCTGGCGAATGCCGAGGAAAATGATATCTGGTATTACAAAGGCGAAGCCTATCGCGGCTTGGGAGAAGATGTATCGGCTAGAGAGTGCTTTGAAAAAGCTACTGTCGGATCGTCCGAACCTCAGCAGGCTTTCTTCTATAATGACCAGCAACCGGATAAAATATTCTATCAGGGATTAGCTTGGCGGGCGTTGGGAGAAGAAGGCAAGGCACGCGGCTGTTTCAACAAGCTCATCAAGCATGGTGAGAAGCATCTGTTCGACAAATGCCGCATCGATTACTTTGCCGTGTCATTGCCCGATCTGGCTATCTGGGAAGACGATCTGGACAAGCGTAACCGCATCCATTGCAACTATGTGATGGGACTTGGCTACTTGGGATTGAACGAGCCTGTCAAAGCAACCGCTTTTCTCGATGAGGTGAGAGCATTGGATGTGAACCATCAGGGTGGGCAAATCCATCGGAACATGTTATGA